In the Brevundimonas sp. LM2 genome, AGACCGTCGCCGCCACGATCGCGGCCGAGACGGTGATCTCCCGGCGCAGCAGGATCGACGGCTGGCCGGCCAGCAGATCACGCACGATGCCGCCGAAACAGGCCGTCAGCGCGCCCATGACGATACAGATCAGCGGTGCAACGCCAAACGCTTCCGCCTTGGCCGCGCCGAGCACGCCGTAGGCCCCAAGCCCGATCGCATCCAGCCACAGCAGGGCGCGGAACCGCCAGGCCCCGGCTCCGATCAGCCACACCGCCATCGCCCCGGCCAGGCAGACCGCGATATAGCGCCAGTCCTGCACCCAGAAGACGGGCGCCTCGATCAGCACGTCCCGCAGCGTTCCGCCGCCCACGCCGGTGATGGCGGCGAAGAAGGCGAAGGTCACCAGGTCGTGCTTTTCGCGCGCCGCCGCCAGGGCTCCGGTCGCGGCGAACACGGCCACCCCGGCGAAGTCCAGCGCGCCCAGCACCGTCTCCGGATGCGCCAGGGCGGGCGACAGCAGGGATGGGTCGACCATCACGCTCATGCGGCGCTGCGCTCCGGCGGGTCCAGGACGATCTCGCCCTTCTTCACACCGGTATACCACGCCCACAGCAGATGGGTCGCCACCCCGCGCCACGGCCGCCAGACCTCGGCCCGGGCATAGGCTCCCTTGGTGTCCGGCCGAGTCTCGGTGCCGTCGGCCCATTTGATCGCCTCCTGCAGGGCCACGTCGCCGCCGGGAAAGACGTCCGTCCGCCCCTCGCACAGCAGCAGATAGGCCTCCGCCGTCCACAGGCCGACGCCCTTCAAGGCCACCAGGGCCTCGATCGCCGCGGCGTCGTCCAGGGTGGCCAGATGCTCCAGGTCGATCGTCCCCTCCTGCTGCGCCCGCGCCATGCCCTGGCCATAGGTCGCCTTCTGCCGCGACAGCCCCATGCCTCTCAGACTGTCCAGGTCGTGGGCCAGCAGATTGGCCGGGGTGATCTCACCCAGGCCCGCTTCCAGCCGAGCCCAGACCGAGGCGGCCGAGGCGACCGAGACCTGCTGCTCGACGATCATGCGGAACAGGCCGACGAAGCCGGCCTGGCGCACCCGCCATTCGAACGGCGGCGTCTGGGCGTGGGCGCGGGCCAGGGCCGGGTCGAGCCGGGCCAGGGTCTCGCGCGCGGCGGTCAGTTCCTGAGGCGTGAGGGGCATGGGGTCCTTGTCGACAAGTCGGGCGGCGGAGCGGTAGCGTCCGGCATGCCCAGTCTGGACGATCTCGCCGCCCCGATCACCCCCGC is a window encoding:
- a CDS encoding trimeric intracellular cation channel family protein, with the translated sequence MSVMVDPSLLSPALAHPETVLGALDFAGVAVFAATGALAAAREKHDLVTFAFFAAITGVGGGTLRDVLIEAPVFWVQDWRYIAVCLAGAMAVWLIGAGAWRFRALLWLDAIGLGAYGVLGAAKAEAFGVAPLICIVMGALTACFGGIVRDLLAGQPSILLRREITVSAAIVAATVYVVARAAGLEQWPAAAIAAPAGFLLRAGALMWGWSLPGFPGGLVRKGAS
- a CDS encoding DNA-3-methyladenine glycosylase, yielding MPLTPQELTAARETLARLDPALARAHAQTPPFEWRVRQAGFVGLFRMIVEQQVSVASAASVWARLEAGLGEITPANLLAHDLDSLRGMGLSRQKATYGQGMARAQQEGTIDLEHLATLDDAAAIEALVALKGVGLWTAEAYLLLCEGRTDVFPGGDVALQEAIKWADGTETRPDTKGAYARAEVWRPWRGVATHLLWAWYTGVKKGEIVLDPPERSAA